Genomic DNA from Cloeon dipterum chromosome 3, ieCloDipt1.1, whole genome shotgun sequence:
TTGTTTGTGTTGCAGTTTGTTGTCTATGTTACCACGCCCcctttgatttgaaatttgtgcGCGATGcttctaatattattttattgtagcAATGGCGGCTGTTTTTGGTGTGCATGTGGGCAACACAACTGCTTCTTTGTCCTGTTTTAAGGTGATTATTCACTCGGGacaagcaaaattgaaaattcatcgATTTTaacgagatttatttttcatttcctgacAAAATGCTCCGATTTACAGGATGAGAAACTGGATGTCGTGGCCAACGAAGCAGGCTACCGGGTCACACCGGCGGTCGTGGTGTTCCATGAAAAGGAAAGggtatgaaaaaaaaacaaaagttttcttaatttttcattgactCATATTTCTGCGGTTACAATTTTGGCAACAGGTGACTGGTTTAGAAGCTAAGGCAGGAGCTGCTAGAAATCTGAATTCAACGATCACTCACAACAAATTCTACATGCATGCTGACCCAAACAGTGAAAACTTTGAAGATGTTCGTGAAAAGAGTAGAGGAAAAGTTTATGCAGATGACGGAGTTGTCAAATACTTGATCCAAGAGGGggaaaaggaattaaaaatcactccTGATGAAGTTGCGACATGTATTTACAAGAGCATGCAAAGTAAAAACGCATTGAATACATATTTGAATGGCTTCctgtaattttgaaaaatgttaagGTATTGCTGACACTGCTGAGCGTTCAGTAAAGGCCCACAAGGCTGTTTTGACAGTGCCTTTGAATACGCCTACTGCTCTGCTAGAAAGGACTAGGAGTGCAGCTGAAGCTGCTGGATTTGAGGTTTTACAAATGATCAGTGAACCTTGTGCTGCTGTTCTAGCCTATCAAGTAGGCATCCAAGATCCAAGTCAAAATTGGTAACAACAGCTATGACAACCTTATTTGCAGAACCTAATTTCTAAATTGTTACAGTCTGTGCCTTGTGTTTCGGTCAGGAGGAGTAAGTTCAGATGCAACGATCGTAAGTGCTGCTGGAGGTGTCTATTCTATAGAAAGCTTTGTACACATGCAAGATTTAGGAGGTGACCAGCTGAATAGAATACTCGCTGAGTTCATTGCTGATGAATTTCAAAGGTTTgattctgattttaattaaagtttgacaattgaattaattcatttttaaacccGACAGAAAGTTCAAGTTGGACCCTAGGGAGTCCAAGCGCTCAATGGCAAAATTGCTGTCAGCTGCTGAAAACTGGAAGCACATTTTGTCCAACCTCAATGCTGCTGATTGCTTTGTTGAATCCTTACACGAGGGAATCGACTATCGTGTCAATGTATCTCGTGCTCGATTTGAAATGCTTGCTTCCTCAAACCTTCAGGATTTGCTGCAGCCCATTCATGAAATTCTCAAGCAATCTGGATACTGCACTGATCAAATAACCCACGTGAGTTTGAACATgaattgcttaaaattgtGACTAATAAATCACAATCTTTCAGGTTATTCTCAGTGGGGGCACGTTGAAAATCCCAAAACTGCAAAAGATGGTAGCTGATCTCTTCAGCAAAGCTGAAATTCTCACTGGCTTATCTCCAGATGAGGTTTTGGCCTTAGGAGCTGGAAGGCAAGCCAGTTATCTTCCTGCCTCATGGGATAAAACATTCAACGAACAGTCAATTACTGTCCAAGCTTCatcaaaaactatttattataTGGTAGTAGAATtatatatctatttttaatttcttattaataaattataattagccAAGTGATGGGAAGTGGCAATGTTTGATTCCATCATCTACGCCTATCCCATTCATGAGGAAAATGAAGTTGACTGTACCTGAGGGAGGTTCCGAGCTAGTGGTTGAAGTAGCGGAAGGTGGCTCAGAGAAGGGAAGTTTGACCAAGCTTGGGATGGTCAGTTTGAACGAAATGAAGAGTGGAGCCTCTGTACTAATGGAAATTAAGTGGACAAAGTATGTGGCTTTCTTGAGTACttactgtatttttaattgcatttaatgaaattacagCACTGGTTTACAAATAAGCCTCAGCGATGGAAGAGAAAAGCGTGGAGTTGCAGAGTTTCCCATCAGTGATTGAAAGTCAGTTTTTCTGCtggaatatttcaataaactttGTCAACTTTCATAAAAACtgtatttaaaacttaattccCCCTTCGTTTTCCCCTACTTGATCTGTTTACTGTCGcacacttatttttaatttgcttggCAACAAATTATCTTTGATGGCCTATGCTGGACCATTCGGCTCCTTGAGATTAGTAAAGCtgatccaaatttaaaaatagattaggaaattttttctgataGAGTGTACCATGGTTTTGTAAGACAAGTTTTGCACACGACccaaaatattgatataaaagcagcagaaagTGTCGCGTTGGAGCTTGCtagttttcaaaatgaagGTCCTCATCGTAATTGCTGCACTGGTTGCATATGCGGCCGCTCAGAGTAAGTAAAAAGTCggctgtaaaaattgattttcctacatagtataaaaaaaacattgaataGTGTTTTGAagctaattttcaatattattcatAGCCTTTATAATGGTTTACTGCATCAATTGCAATTTAATGTGATATTCACAGGCTGCCCTAACATTGTGAGCCGCGCCGAGTGGGGTGCTCGAGCTCCAACTGGCATCACCTACTTGAGCCTGCCGGTTCCGTTTGTCGTGATCCACCACGGAGCCAGCGGCTCTTGCAGCACCCAGACAGCATGCTCTGGCGTCGTTAGGTCCTACCAGGATCAGCATATGGATGTCAACGGCTGGTCTGACATCGGCTACAACTTCATTGTCGGTGGAGACGGTAACGTCTATGAAGGTCGTAGCTGGGACAAGGTTGGAGCTCACGCCCCTGGTTACAACAGCCAGAGTATTGGAATCTGCTTCATCGGCACTTTCacaagtaatttattttgactcaGCTTTAGTGTAGAGAAGTCTGCTTAACATAATTATGATACTTTCCCCTTCAGGCAGTACTCCTGTCAACTCAGCTATCAATGCTGCCCAGCAATTGATTGCCTGCGGTGTTGGTCAAGGAAACGTGGCGGGTGCGTATAGCCTGATTGGCCACCGACAGGCCGTTACAACTGAGTGCCCAGGAGACGCTCTCTATGCTGAGATCCAAGGATGGCCTAACTGGGATGCCAacccttaattttttaatggaaaaaaaataaataatcatttaagtttgaaatttatgttttaaataccataattatgaaaattacccCTAAACTTTCCTGTCattcttatcaaaattaaaatttttcagatcaaaataaattcgaaagCCTTTAATAGCTATATGATGTGGTTTCAATACCTGAAACAATAGAGTAAATAATATCCCTGCGACGTCAATGTAAAATGCTTAATGGATATTTACTAAAGGACATGAATTCAATAAGGACGTGTATGTATATGTTTAGAAAAACTCCATCATATTGCAAggttcttttttccttaaattaatACGACCAGAAAGTCGGTCCTGGTGAATTGTGTTTTGCTCTTGGCGTGTCAGCGGAGCAATTAGATAGTGACGATATAGTGTCGTTATTATGTAGACTTCATGTTTTTGCTCCCGGTGGGGCATACCCGCTCAACCACTCTCATGCAAACACTGCGTGCAGCGAGATATAAAAAGCGTGAAAACTGCAGCGAGAGCGAGTCGAATTTACGAGACGGCCGTTCTGTTTTACTACTTTTCAGCCCAAATGAGCATTTAATTAACTAGCATATAGTGCGCGCATCAGCTGTAAAAAGTAAGGCATTTTTATGCTAACTTTACGTTGACTATCTGTGCGACCGACGCGCCTTGCATCCtcattttcagaaaaaaacggACTATCCCATGCGACGGCCGTCAAGTTTATCTTGGTGCAATGACGatgacagaaaaaataagcaTCCCTGAaagcggaaaaataattattcatttttaatttccctcttATGTACATACTGAATTTTCTAGTAAAAATCACAATTGAagtaatatatatgtacacaGTTGAATTGTGGTCAGTTGTCAAATAATAACGTTAGCGGATGAAAATGGGCAACAAGGCTAGCGAAAGACTAATAAAAACAGACTGAATAAGTCATCGCGATGCGCCCGTAACGAGTTTTTCGTGTGTTTcgccaaaatatgaaatgcaaGCTTTGATTTGCAACCTGAGTCGTGGCCACGGAAAAACCGCAGTAATGTGAATTCTCTTGCtcatttttggtttattttgagaattaaaaaagaaaaggaaatttggATTGGCttttattaacattattttttaataccatCCATTAATTAAACTACTTGTCACATGTTATGTGCTGGGGATtatagcaataatttaaatagctGTGATGGAACACTCTTCTTTGACAACTGGTGCAAAAATAGAAGCAAAAAACCTACATTGATCATATTTGA
This window encodes:
- the LOC135938449 gene encoding heat shock 70 kDa protein 14-like, translated to MAAVFGVHVGNTTASLSCFKDEKLDVVANEAGYRVTPAVVVFHEKERVTGLEAKAGAARNLNSTITHNKFYMHADPNSENFEDVREKSRGKVYADDGVVKYLIQEGEKELKITPDEVATCIYKSMQSIADTAERSVKAHKAVLTVPLNTPTALLERTRSAAEAAGFEVLQMISEPCAAVLAYQVGIQDPSQNCLCLVFRSGGVSSDATIVSAAGGVYSIESFVHMQDLGGDQLNRILAEFIADEFQRKFKLDPRESKRSMAKLLSAAENWKHILSNLNAADCFVESLHEGIDYRVNVSRARFEMLASSNLQDLLQPIHEILKQSGYCTDQITHVILSGGTLKIPKLQKMVADLFSKAEILTGLSPDEVLALGAGRQASYLPASWDKTFNEQSITVQASSKTIYYMPSDGKWQCLIPSSTPIPFMRKMKLTVPEGGSELVVEVAEGGSEKGSLTKLGMVSLNEMKSGASVLMEIKWTNTGLQISLSDGREKRGVAEFPISD
- the LOC135938451 gene encoding peptidoglycan-recognition protein SC2-like, with translation MKVLIVIAALVAYAAAQSCPNIVSRAEWGARAPTGITYLSLPVPFVVIHHGASGSCSTQTACSGVVRSYQDQHMDVNGWSDIGYNFIVGGDGNVYEGRSWDKVGAHAPGYNSQSIGICFIGTFTSSTPVNSAINAAQQLIACGVGQGNVAGAYSLIGHRQAVTTECPGDALYAEIQGWPNWDANP